The Populus alba chromosome 13, ASM523922v2, whole genome shotgun sequence genome contains the following window.
TTAgagtttttcttctcaattttgaactttattttttaattaaaattaatgattgtttttttcaatttttttctacaaatttAGATATATGCTTAACATATATGttagtttttagttttgattgcaagttttctataatatataaaattaaatatttatggcTTCAATAATCAATGTCAAGTATATCTTACATTTCAGTTTATGCTAAACTGCCGCTCACGGAGACATGTAGTCCCACGTCATCACACGACTAATATTGTTGCAAAACATCAAGTATTGAGATGAATCATTAAAAGTATTACAGTACATTGGCGAAATGTGTTTTCTAGATGGCATCTGCACTCAACCATCCAACAAAAGGTTCCTGAAGAAATACACCAGAAGACAATTCATTTACACACCCCATCAACTCCTAATTATAGACATGCGAAGCTGTCTAACAGGACGGACAGACAAGATTTATACTCCCGCTATAGTACATACATGCAGAATCaagatcaaaaaacaaaaacataaaaaagaagaagattttcttaatataatatcagatttgaagaaaaataaaaaattatgagtaTATATGCTTCTTAGAAGAGTTTTGAGCacaaaaagataagataaaatGGCAAAAACATATGAttactaaaccctaaaaaatcatTCCTACTATTACAATGGTTAACTTCTACCATGGAAAGTATTTGGAAAATAATTAGTTAGATGCCTCTGTTTCGTCGCAggctgtattattttttatcattgttaaaCAATTTTGTACATTGTTTTTTATCAGATTAAGAGAGATTAACAAAGTTATGATTGTTTTATCAGGTCacatgagattttaaaattggTTGAGATCCTTTGTAATCTttaatttctgtttcttctcgTGTAATTCAACAATTGCCCATTGCAAATGAAAATAGGATAAATGGGAAATTAACCAAAATcagatattaaaagatgaaaatatctTATTTCAAACAAACATAGTTCGATACATCATATCAGCTTAACACAAGTTGCGAGGCACTCTGTACCTCAGCTGGAAACCATCGTAACACTTGAAATGGTCATAGAATATAATCTTCAGTTACAATGTTTGGTGAGGAAGGTAATGATCAGCTCATTCACCTGCTTTGGGAGattctcatgaacaaaatggttCCCTTCATCAAGGAACACAATGTCCAAATCCGGTACAAAATGCTTCAGTTGCTCACTTCTTGTGTAGTCCTCCATACCTGCAAACTTTAGGAGATAGTCCTTCTGGCCATTGATCAGTAATGTTGGTGCTGTAACTTTTGGATTAGTAATTCCACAATCTATGCCTAAAGACCTGCATCGAATTCCATGTCATCCCTCTTATCGTAGACGACTTTACTGGTTACCTGTAAGGAACCTGTAATGCAAAACGAAATCCAGACTTCTCGTATAATGATGCATAAGCTGCAAGATCTTCTTCGGAGAACCACGGTGGCAGAGTAGATGGGTCAACCAAGTCCATGATTTCCTGGTCATCTCTAGCTGTTGGTGGTTCAGTTCCAGAAAAGAGAATGTATACGTTTCTTACCACTGTCTTGACATCTAAGCGTCCGAAATCTGCTTCAGCTCTACCTGGTTCCTGTGTTTGTTTAGAGAAAACAGGCAAGATCAACAATGAATTGTAATTATCATTATCACCAAAAACTCACTCTAGGATCTGAAAGGCAAGTATCAAATACACAGGAGATAAATGAAACCCTCTCAGGGTGCACAACAGCGACTAGATATGCTGTTATAGATCCAAAATCCTTCCCAATAAGAAAAACCTGGTGCCAACATCAAAGCATTACATTTATGTATATATGCACATAAGATCAAAATTGGAAGCTTTTCGACTCTTTGTTGCTAATAGAGATTctttggagggttttttttccactttctgtttttcttccaagtactTCGCGAGCAATTACTAGGCCTTCATGATGAACGGCAACAGATATCCAACATTTagataaaaacacatttttctattcacacacacacacacacacacacacacacacacacacacacatatatatatatatatatatatatatatatatatatatctgtgtgtCTGCAGGACTTGCCCTTTCTAATGTTAGGGGGGGGGTCTGAGTTTGAGTTAATGTTTAATTTGCGCATCATCCTcaaggaaagttttttttttttttaaaaaaaaaaaacaaattctgcTCAATTACCCCACAAAAGACTCCCTAGGAAACAGGCCAAAAAGAGACCTATGATATGCAGTTAATATATTGTGAATGCTTtgtaaaagtttttgaaatcaCAAATTGTTGATTCAATGCCCAATTactttatgtgataggccttaGTTTATAGCTTTTTCCACTTCTCTTGGTTATCTAAGATGGCCTTCTTAATTGATTGTTTATGggcatcaaataaaaaatcacacaatCTAGTACACAAATTTGTTAAATagaaattagataataaaataaaagaatataaacttacaataatatatcattaattaatttaaacttaCATAGTTGCATTATGATTTTCCCACTTTACTAGCAAGCACATTGTTGCTCTTGTCCcgccataaattttttttttaattgagctttTTACGTTGAttagttttcaaaatttaaaacactaGTAACTCAAATTATAGATTATTCATGTAATCTTAAACTTTTGTCTTCAAACATCTATTATATATATCGTAGAGGTGAATATGAAATAACTTCAATTTTGATAAACATGAAAATCATTTCAAGCAAGCCATTTTCATATATTTGTAAAACTTAAAATActttaatacaaataaataacattataaaaaattttggttACATAGATAggtcatttttttatcttgctaTAATTTTTTCCTGAAATTAACTCTATCAAATAAAGAAACCTTACTCTATTGTACTCGATGGTTAAATCCTGGGTGGTAACTTTGCCTTTTCATAATCAACATTTAGATTCACAGCACGATCACCGATACTATTACTTGAGAAAGTAATAGCgaaatgattaaagaaaaatcccaaaacatattttaactctattaaatttaaatcaaagaaaaaaaaattaaagtaaaaaaaaaaaaaaaaaactaggtatATGGGCCTAAGTGGCTCACCATAcatggcttaattttttttttttaaagaaccaCTCATTTAGTTTTCGTGTGCACTAAAATAATggtaaaaaatcatgtaaaagtttttagatctaaaaatttattttttaatctattttcatCTATAATATCTAATGAACACgcttataatattaataatcaatatattaattcaaaatacttctaaaaataatccaaaactaCAAGCGGAATAATTATTTCTCAGCCCTAATCTATTTTATCCGgcgatataaaaaatatttaataggaCAACAAGTGAAGTTGTTGTTGAATTGCAGTAATAAAGATGTTGGAGTTCGAGTTGGAGATTGAAATGGAAATATAAATATGCTCATTTTCGTTTGTCTTTTAGAAATGGAAACCCAATAACTGCCAGCAGAAAGTTTGTTGTTTCATTGTCATGTaagtttttaatagttttgaagtttataaaatttaaattattaatttttaaaaaataaatctagaacCTGACTACTTAAACTAAACTTCTCagaatttaaaatcatcaatttttgTCTTTGTAAAAATGGAAACTCGGTAACAATAATTGATAGAATGATATTGAGACAcgttgataatattttatttaattttatttttagatttttctttcttatatttagcaaaaattatttgatattttattaaaaacatgaaattctAATCTGATTCAAGTACATGTTTCACAATATCATTTGTCAACTATTAAGTGCTATAGAAGGACAGAATGCAACCATATATTAAGGacctaattaaatatttcttaccAGTAGAGGGGCCAATTAAAATATCCAAAGCCTCCTTTGCATGTTGTTGTCTCACTTGGCCCATTTTAATCTTACAATGATCGATGGGATTTTATTCATGGACCACCTTTTTAAACTCTAGTCAAGGCCCATCTTAATCTTACAATGATCCATGGGCTTTTTCATTCTTAAACGAAATTTTAGAAGCTGTAATCAAGGCCCGTTTTAATCAGACAATGGTCCATGGGCATTCATGCTTGgcccataaaaaatcaaatttaggaggattaaaattttgaagttcaaaatgacattcataatatatatatatatatatatattataaattattttcagcaggatatttaaaagtataattaagagATCATCCTTGAGAGATCAGTGGGTTTTCCAGGCTTTGGACCTGAATTACAGCAATGGAAGGTttcttttcatcatcttttctaCCCCTTCTTTTATCAATACTTGGCACCTCTCGAGGAATGATCTCTGCAATGGCTTTTCAGTAATGTTTATCTGCCTCTTTGTGAAACTTCTCTTGGTTTGCCAAGTACAGCTGCAGAAAAGCACATCCATATGTTTAACCTCATAGTAAAGCTGGAAGGAATGTAGAAAACTTGAGCACGGATCTGAACATCGAAAGAAATAGGGAGGAAACAATGGAAAAGTGTCTTTACATAAATTTtaccttctctctttctctgttcCGAGCTTCGTTGGTTTCACAATTCTGCTGCCTTCTCTCATAAAAGAAGGCTGAAAACATCTCTAAGATGTCAAAAAGACAATTAGAGAAATACAGTATAgatgatcaagaaaaaacaaagattagtCTGGAAGATTTCGCCAATATTCCGATGAACCTATAACAATTAGAAGCCCTCTTTCACATTACGATTTTGAATTGGCCATGGTGCAATACAAGTATGGTGTAATGCAAAATTAGCAGCATGTAAAAATCAAAGAGGTTTTAGTACTCTCGTTGCTTCATATCAACCAAAATCAGGGaacaataaaagaattgatGGAAAGATGAACTCTAACTGTTTTACGAGACGACATTCAAAAAGCCTTTGAGTGACAGATTTCTATATATACCAATCAattcttcagtgaaaaaaaaaaagtttaatttgataGTTCAAACCCATTTCAATTCTAACTAAAAACTTGGTATTCAGTAAACTGGCAATGTCTCAAGAAcaagattttaaaatcaatgcctTGCTGCTTCCACCAACAGAAGGTTTAGGCTCCCATCATCATCAACTTTCCCTTTCATGGTCTCCCAAGGCCAATTCTAATGATAATTAATCtattccaataataataataataataaaaacagaatGAGATGATCCCAAATTTACAAATTCGATGCTTATCTTCAATTAAATCATCCTACATAATTAGATCACCTTAATTCTCAAACATCAAACGccaatcaaaattatatatatcaaattttctCATCCAAACTCCACCTCCCCAGTCATTAAACCATAGCCCCATTGCAAATTCCAAATGTACAATACTCAAATCCAGATCCAATCAAGAAAGCAAATATAACCCTATtccacaaacaaaaacaaaactcacTTGCGCCACTCACGGAATTTGGCTCCTAACTCCTGCAGGCAGAAGCGGCCCATcagaaacataaaaaaccatcatcatcataaaaccaccaccaccactagtCTCAAACACCTCAGACTCAAAAGTTGAGGCAAATTCAGGACAAACCCATACACCTCAGAAGAATGCATGTTGTCATTGAAGAAATTTTCTTGAGCGAATGGTGTTGCCCCGGGGAAAGATGTGTCATCACCTATGTAGCCACCATCATAATCACGTTGGACATGCTGCTTTGTGGGGTCATTTTGATATCCTTCAGGGTTGAATGAATCAAAGGAGGATGCCATTGTTGATGATTTGATGCAAAATTTTGTGTTTCTCTAATATTTGTGTATTAATAGAGATTATTTGGAGACTTTCGCTCTGTTTTTCTAGGTGGTCGTTAACTCGTTATGGCGGTTAACGTTGTGTTTGGATCTGTTAAGGTGGGCAACGGATCCCCGTTGATATTTTGCatgagttaaattaactaaaagctCTTCAGGTATTGGAATTTTAttgttcacacacacacacatatatatattaacataacaGCTAATAATATCTTctacttcttcaaattcttccTTCTACGCAATTCTATCAATAACTAAACGAAGAAAGGGATCACAGCTTTTCTATTCTTGGGATAATCCTCTGCAAACTTCTGCAAATACCATTTGTGATTGGCACATGCCCTAGGCACCAAGTTAGAACATGTATAGaggaaaaaaccaaacccaGCCCATGACCAAGTCATCACTGCCCATCCAAGCCACTCCACAATCTCTCCAAAGTAGTTAGGACAAGTTACCAGCTCAAACCACCCTCCTCTCGGCACCTTATATCCACCACTTTCCCTCTTCAAAACCAACAAAGCCGTATCAGCCCACATATTAATCCTCATGCCCCACAGAAAAACCACCAATCCACCAAAGAATTTCCACCAAAACAAACCTCCATCACTATCATAATCACTTTTATAATGAGAAACCCACCTAGCCTGTATGCAAGTATTCAATGCTTGAGTCAAAAATCCGTTGAAGGTCAAAATCAACGGGAAACCAATGGTGGTTTTGGTATTCTGGTGAGAGGTGCTTTGGTAAATGCGAAGCGGGTAGATGAAAGTGCGGTGGAAGTAGTGGAGGAGATAAGGAGACATGAGAAGTAGAGCTTTGGGATTTG
Protein-coding sequences here:
- the LOC118033558 gene encoding epoxide hydrolase 2 isoform X1, with product MELIKHTLVEVRGLKLHVAEIGTGPKVVLFLHGFPEIWYTWRYQMKAVAAAGYRAIAIDFRGYGLSEQPAEPEKGNFMDLVDDVVALLDTCGINKVFLIGKDFGSITAYLVAVVHPERVSGIVSLGIPFLLPGPNCIRNDLMPSGFYITRWQEPGRAEADFGRLDVKTVVRNVYILFSGTEPPTARDDQEIMDLVDPSTLPPWFSEEDLAAYASLYEKSGFRFALQVPYRSLGIDCGITNPKVTAPTLLINGQKDYLLKFAGMEDYTRSEQLKHFVPDLDIVFLDEGNHFVHENLPKQVNELIITFLTKHCN
- the LOC118033560 gene encoding steroid 5-alpha-reductase DET2-like; this translates as MVCYHDAPFFFYKMPFFSTSSLQIYHKQQTKQATMALLDQSFFHYSLLAYYLLGPPTFIALRFFQFPYGKHNRLGWGPTIPPPLAWFIMESPSILLPLILFPFGQHFTNPKALLLMSPYLLHYFHRTFIYPLRIYQSTSHQNTKTTIGFPLILTFNGFLTQALNTCIQARWVSHYKSDYDSDGGLFWWKFFGGLVVFLWGMRINMWADTALLVLKRESGGYKVPRGGWFELVTCPNYFGEIVEWLGWAVMTWSWAGFGFFLYTCSNLVPRACANHKWYLQKFAEDYPKNRKAVIPFFV